A window of the Cutaneotrichosporon cavernicola HIS019 DNA, chromosome: 6 genome harbors these coding sequences:
- the DCC1 gene encoding uncharacterized protein (Sister chromatid cohesion protein Dcc1), producing the protein MVLPNKRVTVRFKPYAEDEMYQLLELPPDIFKAVEGGQSVSLTIKGRPSDDAVLCTADKTYALRGVSISNSLLVLRPPPSSADELHIRDIRHEVLECVPAPGRTERLHTLLRDSAWRGVGYTPWPERTGDKRKRTKRYTRAQLSSVVQASEAELKSALRAANIIEVQGYMLLLRPPELSSLLSLLLALLTVHSEGEGEKPTAPAEAIMAALADDHDVQQDLSRGVMDLFGDLEGDGWTADVPAVVRELGRGLLAAQANVPRPLDLLLAQWNSLAGAFEAHVALDLLAGSYLLRDPPPAASARGQLVEYFPVHTLSAHAPTRFADLFLTRPRWRPSDMIPFLRGLYPDGDNKARDKLVAKYIRVVKEREGAWWYPRRTG; encoded by the exons ATGGTGCTGCCCAATAAGCGCGTCACCGTGCGCTTCAAGCCATAtgcggaggacgagatgtaccagctcctcgagctgccgCCCGACATCTtcaaggccgtcgagggcggGCAGAGCGTCTC ATTGACGATCAAGGGCCGCCCATCGGACGACGCGGTGTTGTGTACCGCCGACAAGACGTACGCTCTTCGCGGGGTCAGCATCTCAAACTCGCTCCTTGTTCTCCGTCCTCCGCCGTCCTCAGCCGACGAACTGCACATCAGGGACATCCGGCACGAGGTACTCGAGTGCGTCCCCGCCCCCGGTCGAACAGAGCGCCTCCACACCCTGCTGCGCGACAGTGCATGGCGCGGTGTTGGGTATACGCCGTGGCCTGAACGAACGGGTGACAAGCGCAAGCGAACAAAGCGGTATACGCGCGCCCAATTGAGTTCCGTGGTGCAGGCCAGTGAGGCGGAACTGAAGAGCGCActgcgcgccgccaacATCATCGAGGTGCAGGGATACATGCTTCTACTCCGTCCACCCGAGCTCTcatccctcctctctctcctcctcgccctcctcaccgtccACTCtgaaggagaaggggagAAACCCACAGCCCCTGCAGAAGCCATCatggccgcgctcgcggacgaCCACGACGTGCAGCAAGACCTATCCCGCGGCGTTATGGATCTCTTCGGTGATCTTGAAGGCGATGGCTGGACTGCCGACGTGCCAGCTGtcgtgcgcgagctcggccgcggTCTGCTGGCCGCTCAAGCG aacGTCCCCCGGCCACTCGACCTCTTGCTCGCTCAATGGAACTCGTTGGCCGGCGCTTTCGAGGCCCATGTCGCTCTTGACCTTCTCGCAGGCAGCTACCTCCTGCGCGATCCACCACCAGCCGCATCCGCCCGGGGGCAGCTAGTCGAGTACTTCCCTGTGCACACGCTGAGTGCACACGCGCCGACACGCTTCGccgacctcttcctcacgCGGCCGCGATGGCGACCAAGCGACATGATCCCTTTCCTCCGCGGGCTGTACCCAGATGGCGACAATAAGGCGCGTGATAAGCTCGTGGCCAAGTATATTCGTGTCGTCAAGGAGCGTGAAGGCGCGTGGTGGTACCCGCGTCGGACGGGATAG